The Lepus europaeus isolate LE1 chromosome 21, mLepTim1.pri, whole genome shotgun sequence genome has a window encoding:
- the ATP5MF gene encoding ATP synthase subunit f, mitochondrial, translated as MASVVPLKEKRLMDVKVGELPSWLLMRDFTPKGIAGAFQRGYHRYYNKYINVKKGSIAGVNMVLAAYVLFSYCLSYKELKHERRRKYH; from the exons tACCACTGAAGGAGAAGAGACTGATGGATGTCAAAGTGGGGGAGCTGCCAAGCTGGCTCCTGATGCGGGATTTCACCCCTAAAGGCATCGCTGGAGCATTTCAAAGAG GTTACCACCGGTATTACAACAAGTACATCAACGTGAAGAAGGGGAGCATCGCCGGGGTGAACATGGTGCTGGCAGCTTACGTGCTTTTCAGCTACTGCCTTTCTTACAAGGAGCTCA AACATGAGCGGCGACGCAAGTACCATTGA